Proteins encoded in a region of the Athene noctua chromosome 4, bAthNoc1.hap1.1, whole genome shotgun sequence genome:
- the LOC141959544 gene encoding homeobox protein not2-like yields the protein MKRVRTVFKPEQLERLEQEFLKQQYMVGTERVDLAATLHLTETQVKVWFQNRRIKWRKQSMEQKAAKLSQFGVIQPTTADSTDIKDHEEDMVDVEL from the exons ATGAAGAGGGTCCGCACCGTCTTCAAACCAGAGCAGCTGGAGCGGCTGGAGCAAGAGTTCCTCAAGCAGCAGTACATGGTGGGCACGGAGCGCGTAGACCTGGCTGCAACTCTGCATCTCACAGAGACTCAG GTGAAAGTCTGGTTCCAGAACCGGAGGATCAAATGGAGGAAGCAGAGTATGGAGCAGAAGGCAGCAAAGCTGTCACAGTTTGGGGTGATACAGCCCACCACTGCGGACTCGACGGACATCAAGGACCATGAGGAGGACATGGTGGACGTTGAGCTTTGA
- the SMYD5 gene encoding protein-lysine N-trimethyltransferase SMYD5, translating to MAAAAGDVCGAVAGGRAGAGVGAAAEARFISSAKGKGLFATKNIRKGETVFVERPVVSSQFLWNALYNYRACDHCLRALETAEENAQRLLGKSSLVLPHPEQCSIRKDLHQQCPRCQVTYCSAECRQAALEQYHQVLCLGPSRDDPTHPLNKLQEAWRNMHYPPETSSIMLMARMVATVKQAKDKEWWIKAFSQFCSKTANEEEEVVHKLLGDKFKGQLELLRLLFTEALYDEHLSRWFTPEGFRSLFALVGTNGQGIGTSSLSQWVHACDALDLPMLQREELDAFIDQLYKDIEKESGEFLNCEGSGLYVLQSCCNHSCIPNAETSFPENNFLLHLTALEDIEAGEEICISYLDCCQRERSRHSRNKILRENYLFTCSCPKCLAQADDADVTSDEEEEGEGETDDAELEDEMTDV from the exons atggccgccgcggcgggggacGTGTGCGGCGCCGTAgcggggggccgcgccggggccggggtcGGGGCTGCGGCGGAGGCGCGGTTCATCAGCAGCGCCAAG GGGAAAGGCTTGTTCGCCACCAAGAACATCCGCAAAGGGGAAACCGTCTTCGTGGAGAGGCCGGTGGTGTCATCCCAGTTCCTCTGGAACGCCCTGTACAACTACCGAG CCTGTGATCATTGTCTGCGGGCTTTGGAGACGGCGGAGGAAaacgcccagcggctgctggggaaGAGCTCCCTGGTGCTGCCTCACCCGGAGCAGTGCAGCATCCGGAAAGACCTGCACCAGCAGTGTCCCCGGTGCCAG GTGACGTACTGCAGCGCTGAATGCAGGCAGGCCGCTTTGGAGCAGTACCACCAGGTCCTCTGCCTTGGCCCGTCCCGTGACGACCCCACGCACCCCCTCAACAAGCTGCAGGAGGCATGGAG AAACATGCATTATCCACCGGAGACTTCCAGCATCATGTTGATGGCCCGGATGGTCGCCACCGTCAAACAG GCTAAAGACAAGGAGTGGTGGATCAAGGCCTTCTCCCAGTTCTGCAGTAAGACAGCAAATGAAGAGGAGGAGGTTGTGCACAAGCTGCTGGGGGACAAATTTAAG ggccagctggagctgctgcggTTGCTCTTCACCGAAGCCCTTTACGATGAACATCTCAGCAGG TGGTTCACTCCAGAAGGCTTTCGATCCCTCTTTGCCCTCGTTGGGACCAATGGCCAAGGCATAGGAACGAG CTCTCTGAGCCAGTGGGTACACGCTTGCGACGCGCTGGATCTCCCCATGCTGCAGCGGGAGGAGCTGGATGCCTTCATCGACCAGCTCTACAAGGACATCGAGAAGG AGTCAGGAGAGTTCCTTAACTGCGAGGGATCGGGTCTCTACGTGCTCCAGAGCTGCT GTAACCACAGCTGCATCCCCAACGCCGAGACATCCTTCCCGGAAAACAACTTCCTCCTGCACCTGACGGCTCTGGAGGACATCGAAGCAGGAGAG GAAATCTGCATCAGTTATTTAGACTGCTGTCAGAGGGAGCGGAGCAGACACAGCCGCAACAAGATACTCAG ggAGAACTACTTGTTTACCTGCTCGTGTCCCAAGTGCCTAGCGCAAGCCGACGATGCCGACGTGACGtcggatgaagaggaggagggcgAAGGGGAGACTGACGATGCTGAGCTGGAGGACGAGATGACTGACGTTTGA
- the PRADC1 gene encoding protease-associated domain-containing protein 1 produces the protein MLRRSLWLCLCLCSCPARGLRIHEYLYFQVLSPGDIRYIFTATPAKDFGGVFNTRYEQIHLVPADPPEACGELNNGVFIQDQIALVERGGCSFLSKTRVIQEHGGRAVIIADNAYDNDSFYIEMIQDSTRRTADIPALFLLGRDGYMIRRSLEQHGLPWAVISIPVNVTSIPTYEMMQPPWTFW, from the exons ATGCTCCGCCGGTcgctctggctctgcctctgcctctgctcctgcccGGCCCGCG GTTTACGCATCCATGAATACTTGTATTTCCAAGTGCTGAGCCCTGGAGACATCCGCTACATCTTCACTGCCACTCCGGCCAAGGATTTTGGTGGCGTGTTT AACACAAGGTACGAGCAGATCCACCTGGTCCCGGCGGATCCCCCCGAAGCCTGCGGAGAGCTCAATAATGGCGTCTTCATCCAGGACCAGATTGCCTTGGTGGAGAGGGG GGGTTGCTCATTCCTGTCGAAGACGCGTGTGATCCAGGAGCACGGCGGACGGGCGGTGATCATCGCAGACAATGCCTACGATAACGACAGCTTCTACATCGAGATGATCCAGGACAGCACCAGGCGCACAGCCGACATCCCCGCGCTCTTCCTGCTGGGCAGGGACGG ATACATGATCAGACGCTCCCTGGAGCAGCACGGGCTCCCCTGGGCCGTCATCTCCATCCCTGTCAATGTCACCAGCATCCCCACCTACGAAATGATGCAGCCCCCGTGGACCTTCTGGtag
- the CCT7 gene encoding T-complex protein 1 subunit eta: protein MMPTPVILLKEGTDTSQGIPQLVSNINACQVIAEAVRTTLGPRGMDKLIVDDRGKATISNDGATILKLLDVVHPAAKTLVDIAKSQDAEVGDGTTSVTLLAAEFLKQVKPYVEEGLHPQIIIRAFRTATQLAVNKIRDIAVAVKKEDKDEQRSLLEKCAATALSSKLISQSKEFFSKMVVDAVMMLDDLLQLKMIGIKKVQGGALEDSQLVAGVAFKKTFSYAGFEMQPKKYQSPKIALLNVELELKAEKDNAEVRVNTVEDYQAIVDAEWNILYDKLDKIHKSGAKVVLSKLPIGDVATQYFADRDMFCAGRVPEEDLKRTMMACGGSIQTSVNALSDDVLGRCELFEETQIGGERYNFFTGCPKAKTCTIILRGGAEQFMEETERSLHDAIMIVRRAIKNDSVVAGGGAIEMELSKYLRDYSRTIPGKQQLLIGAYAKALEIIPRQLCDNAGFDATNILNKLRAKHAQGGMWYGVDVNNEDIADNFEACVWEPAIVRINALTAASEAACLIVSVDETIKNPRSTVDAAPGGRGRGRGRPHNH from the exons ATGATG CCAACACCCGTTATCCTGCTGAAGGAGGGGACGGACACCTCGCAGGGCATCCCCCAGCTCGTCAGCAACATCAATGCCTGCCAGGTTATCGCTGAGGCTGTGCGCACTACCCTGGGACCTCGGGGCATGGACAAGCTCATTGTGGATGACCGGG GCAAAGCCACTATCTCCAACGACGGTGCCACCATCCTGAAGCTCCTCGATGTCGTCCATCCGGCTGCGAAGACGTTGGTGGACATTGCCAAATCTCAAGATGCAGAG GTTGGTGATGGTACCACGTCTGTCACTCTGCTCGCTGCTGAGTTCCTGAAACAAGTGAAGCCCTACGTGGAGGAAGGCCTCCATCCTCAAATCATCATCCGTGCCTTCCGCACAGCGACGCAGCTG GCTGTAAACAAGATCAGAGACATTGCTGTTGCAGTGAAGAAGGAAGATAAAGA TGAGCAGAGAAGCCTGCTGGAGAAGTGTGCAGCCACAGCCCTGAGCTCCAAGCTGATCTCCCAGAGCAAGGAGTTTTTCTCCAAGATGGTCGTAGATGCTGTCATGATGTTGGATGACTTGTTACAACTCAAAATGATTGGAATCAAGAAGGTGCAGGGAGGTGCTTTGGAA GACTCTCAGCTGGTGGCCGGAGTTGCCTTTAAGAAGACGTTCTCTTACGCCGGGTTTGAAATGCAGCCCAAGAAGTATCAGTCCCCCAAGATCGCCCTGTTGAACGTGGAGCTGGAGCTCAAAGCCGAGAAGGACAATGCCGAAGTCCGAGTGAACACGGTGGAG GATTACCAGGCCATTGTGGATGCTGAGTGGAACATCCTGTATGACAAACTAGACAAAATCCACAAGTCGGGAGCCAAAGTTGTCCTCTCCAAACTTCCCATCGGTGATGTGGCTACGCAGTACTTTGCAGATAGAGACATGTTTTGTGCCGGCCGTGTTCCGGAAGAAGATCTCAAGCGAACTATGATG GCCTGTGGCGGTTCCATCCAGACTAGTGTCAATGCCCTGTCAGATGATGTCCTGGGCCGATGTGAGCTCTTTGAGGAGACTCAGATTGGAGGAGAGAG GTATAACTTCTTCACTGGCTGCCCGAAGGCAAAAACTTGCACGATAATCCTGCGAGGGGGTGCGGAGCAGTTCATGGAAGAGACAGAACGCTCCCTGCACGATGCCATCATGATAGTCAGGAGGGCAATCAAG aacgACTCGGTTGTTGCCGGCGGTGGTGCGATAGAGATGGAACTTTCCAAATACCTCCGGGACTATTCCAGGACCATTCCAGGCAAGCAGCAGCTGCTGATAGGTGCTTACGCTAAAGCCCTCGAGATCATTCCCCGCCAGCTCTGTGACAATGCTGGCTTTGATGCCACCAACATACTGAACAAGCTCCGAGCCAAGCACGCGCAG GGAGGGATGTGGTACGGCGTGGACGTCAACAACGAGGACATCGCCGACAACTTCGAGGCCTGCGTGTGGGAGCCGGCCATCGTGCGCATCAACGCGCTGACGGCGGCCTCCGAGGCCGCCTGCCTCATCGTCTCCGTGGACGAAACCATCAAGAACCCTCGTTCCACCGTGGACGCTGCgcccggcggccggggccggggccgaggtAGACCCCACAACCACTGA